The uncultured Methanomethylovorans sp. genome contains a region encoding:
- a CDS encoding methylenetetrahydrofolate reductase C-terminal domain-containing protein codes for MIISSSKPFDEVLASLEGIDNIFVVGCNVCAARLHVGGEPEVLAMCEKLRDAGKHVIGWVLPTAACSIRSCETLVEKEPDIQKADAILVMACGSGTSVVSRFANIPVYPSNNTDSLGGRSGEQVLPQLCEMCGACNVQEFGGVCPKASCPKGLLNGPCGGSMLGKCEVESEKECAWELIYRQLEKTDRLELLEKVFEPRKYSR; via the coding sequence ATGATCATTTCTTCTTCAAAACCTTTTGATGAAGTACTTGCTTCCCTTGAAGGAATTGACAATATATTTGTTGTCGGGTGCAACGTCTGTGCTGCAAGGCTGCATGTTGGAGGCGAACCTGAGGTGCTTGCTATGTGCGAAAAACTAAGAGACGCCGGAAAACATGTAATTGGCTGGGTCCTGCCCACTGCGGCTTGCAGCATCCGATCTTGTGAAACACTTGTGGAGAAAGAACCGGACATACAAAAAGCTGATGCAATTCTTGTAATGGCATGTGGTAGTGGTACTTCGGTAGTATCCAGGTTTGCTAATATCCCGGTTTATCCTTCCAATAATACTGATTCCCTGGGAGGACGATCAGGAGAGCAGGTCCTTCCACAACTATGCGAGATGTGTGGTGCATGCAACGTTCAGGAGTTCGGTGGCGTATGCCCCAAAGCCAGTTGTCCAAAAGGTTTACTCAATGGCCCATGTGGAGGTTCTATGCTTGGAAAGTGCGAGGTCGAGTCCGAAAAAGAATGTGCATGGGAACTAATCTACAGACAGCTTGAGAAAACAGATAGACTGGAACTGCTGGAAAAGGTATTTGAGCCCAGGAAATACAGCAGATAA
- the folP gene encoding dihydropteroate synthase, producing the protein MFVDTEICGLKVGDEHPVRIMGVINLSKESFYKSSVVNVDSILDKAHSMVDSGATILDIGARSTWMLANPVISKEEEMQRLVPALDILKDNVDALISVDTMFTDIAEKSIELGADIINDVSGFKADESMLDILVEHKCPAVAMATEKIPGDPIGMDAIMRSLSNIIMHAQDKGMDTSKLILDPAIGKWVAEKGPIYDFETIDQFERLKVFQKPILAAISRKSCIDAVLHKPAEERLYGTLAATAIVVHKGAHIIRTHDVAQTMDVVKVAAAMRSREPKVKENNFEVSVLDIINSEDAVRTMKEMGVTGTGAQIMKKKCSSRVLRISNITTTEALIIKQEILARGGDAALERNAVSHETESTDVLVIGTILQLEKLAQKLECQARNLPLISRMINDTLKLDDNVEYRYLRDL; encoded by the coding sequence ATGTTCGTTGATACGGAGATTTGCGGTTTGAAAGTTGGGGATGAGCACCCGGTACGGATAATGGGAGTTATAAACCTCAGCAAGGAGTCTTTTTATAAGTCATCCGTAGTGAACGTGGACTCCATATTAGACAAGGCACACAGTATGGTGGACAGCGGCGCTACAATCCTAGACATCGGAGCACGGTCTACATGGATGCTTGCAAACCCTGTAATAAGCAAGGAAGAGGAGATGCAAAGACTTGTACCAGCACTTGATATTCTGAAAGATAACGTTGATGCTCTCATATCGGTAGATACAATGTTTACTGACATTGCCGAAAAGTCCATTGAATTGGGAGCTGACATAATCAATGATGTTTCTGGCTTCAAGGCAGATGAGAGTATGTTGGATATCCTAGTTGAACATAAATGCCCCGCAGTGGCTATGGCTACAGAAAAGATCCCAGGTGATCCGATAGGTATGGACGCTATAATGAGATCATTATCCAACATTATAATGCATGCACAGGATAAAGGCATGGACACTAGTAAGCTAATTCTTGATCCTGCAATTGGAAAATGGGTTGCTGAAAAGGGACCAATATACGATTTTGAGACAATTGACCAGTTCGAAAGACTGAAAGTGTTCCAAAAACCAATTCTTGCAGCGATATCACGCAAGTCCTGTATCGATGCAGTGCTGCATAAACCTGCAGAAGAGAGATTATATGGAACCCTTGCTGCCACTGCTATTGTTGTGCATAAGGGAGCACATATTATAAGGACACACGATGTGGCGCAGACAATGGATGTAGTGAAGGTAGCAGCAGCCATGCGCAGCAGAGAGCCGAAAGTTAAAGAGAATAATTTTGAGGTATCTGTGCTGGACATTATAAATTCGGAAGATGCAGTCAGAACCATGAAAGAGATGGGCGTTACAGGAACTGGTGCTCAGATCATGAAAAAGAAATGCAGTTCTCGGGTCCTGAGGATATCCAATATAACTACCACTGAAGCTTTGATCATTAAGCAAGAGATACTGGCAAGAGGAGGCGATGCAGCCCTTGAACGCAATGCAGTGTCCCATGAGACTGAAAGCACTGATGTCCTTGTGATCGGTACGATACTACAACTGGAAAAGCTTGCACAGAAATTGGAATGCCAGGCCCGCAATTTACCCCTTATTTCAAGAATGATCAATGATACACTGAAACTTGATGATAATGTTGAGTACCGTTATTTGAGGGATTTATGA
- a CDS encoding bifunctional methylenetetrahydrofolate dehydrogenase/methenyltetrahydrofolate cyclohydrolase yields the protein MVGEYSSRVIDGRSLAKKIEEEVKEGVQRLKAEKGITPGLATILVGEDPASKMYVRLKHKACERTGIHAEDHNLPSSISQEELTAHIKQLNLRDDIHGILLQLPLPKNLNEKEAMLAIDPKKDADGFHPYNMGNLLIGNEGFVPCTPKGIIRAMEEHGVQIQGKHAVIVGHSNVVGKPMAAMLINRNATVSVCHVFTQNLKQYTLDADILVVGTGVKHLIKAEMVKEGVVVFDVGITEENGKVYGDVDFENVIKKASLITPVPGGVGPMTISILMQHVLMAAKDGM from the coding sequence TTGGTGGGTGAATATAGCTCAAGAGTAATAGATGGACGCAGCCTTGCAAAGAAAATAGAAGAAGAGGTTAAAGAAGGTGTCCAGAGATTGAAAGCCGAAAAGGGAATCACACCCGGCCTTGCCACCATTTTGGTAGGGGAAGATCCAGCTTCAAAGATGTATGTGCGCCTTAAGCACAAAGCATGTGAACGGACAGGGATACATGCAGAAGACCACAATCTTCCATCCTCTATCTCACAGGAAGAGCTTACCGCCCATATAAAGCAACTCAACCTCAGAGATGATATACATGGGATCCTGCTACAATTACCTCTCCCAAAGAATCTTAACGAAAAGGAGGCCATGCTGGCCATTGATCCTAAAAAAGATGCTGATGGATTCCATCCATACAACATGGGAAATCTGCTCATAGGTAACGAGGGGTTTGTGCCATGTACTCCTAAAGGAATAATTCGGGCAATGGAAGAGCACGGTGTCCAGATACAGGGAAAACATGCTGTTATTGTCGGACACAGCAATGTAGTAGGGAAACCCATGGCTGCAATGCTGATTAACCGTAATGCAACTGTTTCGGTATGCCACGTGTTCACACAGAACCTGAAACAATACACCCTGGATGCAGACATACTTGTAGTCGGTACAGGCGTCAAACACCTCATAAAAGCTGAGATGGTAAAAGAAGGTGTTGTCGTTTTTGATGTAGGTATCACTGAAGAGAATGGAAAAGTCTATGGGGATGTAGACTTTGAGAATGTTATAAAGAAAGCCTCACTAATAACCCCTGTTCCGGGAGGCGTGGGGCCTATGACGATCTCCATACTTATGCAGCATGTGTTAATGGCAGCAAAAGATGGCATGTAA
- the glyA gene encoding serine hydroxymethyltransferase — translation MSYILEIDPEIAEALKLEANRQDYKLNLIASENYTSRAVMEAQGSIMTNKYAEGYPGKRYYGGCEFVDIAENLARDRAKAIFGAEHVNVQPHSGSGANMGVYFSVLKPGETIMSMDLSHGGHLSHGSPVNFAGQLYKIIPYGVSKETEALDYDALMEMAKQTKPRMIVCGASAYSRTLDFKRFREIADEVGAYLLADIAHIAGLVAAGVHPSPVPYADFVTTTTHKTLRGPRGGMVMCKEEYAKALDKAIFPGIQGGPLMHIIAAKAVAFKEAQSKQFKQDQEQTVKNAKMLSESLIERDFNIVSGGTDNHVMLLNLNKFEITGKETEAAMTKAGIILNKNTIPFETRSPFITSGIRIGTPASTTRGMKEMEMVDIAGFIENVIGNIGNEKVLMEVSSDVEQLVSRFPIYK, via the coding sequence ATGTCCTATATTTTAGAGATTGACCCCGAGATCGCTGAAGCCCTGAAGCTTGAAGCGAACCGCCAGGATTACAAACTCAACCTCATAGCATCTGAGAATTATACGAGCCGTGCAGTCATGGAAGCACAGGGCTCGATAATGACAAACAAATATGCTGAAGGCTATCCGGGTAAGAGATATTATGGTGGCTGCGAATTTGTAGATATTGCTGAAAACCTCGCAAGAGACAGGGCAAAAGCCATATTTGGTGCAGAGCATGTGAATGTGCAACCTCACTCAGGCTCAGGTGCCAATATGGGCGTATATTTCTCCGTACTCAAACCGGGAGAGACCATTATGTCCATGGACCTCTCACATGGAGGTCATCTTTCACACGGAAGCCCGGTTAACTTCGCTGGCCAGCTTTACAAAATAATACCTTATGGAGTATCTAAGGAAACTGAAGCATTGGACTACGATGCACTTATGGAAATGGCAAAGCAGACAAAACCCCGTATGATTGTGTGTGGAGCATCTGCTTATTCCCGTACACTTGATTTCAAGCGCTTCAGAGAGATAGCTGATGAAGTAGGTGCATATCTACTAGCCGATATTGCCCATATTGCCGGACTTGTGGCAGCTGGAGTACACCCAAGCCCTGTACCATATGCTGATTTCGTCACAACAACCACTCACAAAACCCTGCGTGGACCAAGAGGCGGAATGGTCATGTGCAAAGAAGAATATGCCAAAGCACTTGATAAGGCCATATTCCCCGGAATACAGGGCGGACCTCTAATGCACATAATAGCTGCAAAGGCTGTGGCTTTCAAGGAAGCACAAAGCAAGCAGTTCAAGCAGGATCAGGAGCAGACAGTCAAGAATGCAAAGATGCTCTCTGAAAGTCTTATAGAAAGGGATTTCAACATAGTATCTGGGGGAACAGACAACCACGTAATGCTCCTCAATCTAAATAAGTTCGAGATAACTGGAAAAGAGACAGAAGCAGCCATGACCAAGGCTGGCATTATCCTCAACAAAAACACTATACCTTTTGAGACCAGAAGTCCTTTCATTACCAGCGGTATAAGAATAGGAACTCCGGCTTCAACCACCCGTGGCATGAAAGAAATGGAAATGGTGGACATTGCCGGTTTCATAGAGAATGTGATCGGTAACATTGGAAATGAAAAAGTCCTTATGGAAGTCAGTTCTGATGTGGAACAGCTAGTCAGCAGATTCCCCATATATAAGTAA
- the purN gene encoding phosphoribosylglycinamide formyltransferase: MTTNIGVLVSGSGSNLQSIIDHVESGYLKDVKLSVVISDKRDAYALERAKIHGIDAVFIDPRSHVSKMDFEKKIIETLQLYTVDLVLLAGYMRILGSEVIQTYKDRIMNIHPALLPSFKGLHGPRQALEYGVKVAGCTVHFVDEGMDSGPIIIQSSVPVKDDDTENTLASRILEQEHRIFPEAIKLFTEGKLKVDGRIVLRRDK; encoded by the coding sequence ATGACCACCAATATAGGAGTTTTAGTATCAGGCAGTGGTTCTAATCTTCAGTCTATCATTGACCATGTGGAAAGCGGTTATTTAAAGGATGTAAAGCTCAGCGTGGTCATTAGTGATAAGAGAGATGCTTATGCCCTTGAACGTGCAAAAATACATGGGATTGATGCTGTTTTTATCGATCCACGTTCCCATGTAAGCAAGATGGATTTCGAAAAAAAGATAATTGAAACATTGCAGCTTTATACTGTAGACCTGGTGCTACTTGCAGGATACATGAGGATATTAGGAAGTGAAGTGATCCAGACATATAAAGATAGGATCATGAATATACATCCTGCATTGCTACCTTCTTTTAAAGGGCTGCATGGCCCCAGGCAAGCACTTGAATACGGCGTCAAAGTCGCCGGATGCACAGTGCACTTCGTCGATGAGGGAATGGATAGTGGACCTATAATCATCCAGAGTTCTGTACCCGTGAAAGATGATGACACGGAGAACACGCTTGCCTCTAGGATACTAGAACAGGAACACAGGATATTCCCCGAAGCAATAAAACTGTTCACTGAGGGTAAACTTAAAGTGGATGGCAGGATTGTACTACGCAGAGATAAATAA